The genomic DNA AAAGAACCCGAGCCAGAACTTGGAGCGAAAATTAGCCAATAGATATTATTAGAAACCACTTGGGTTGAACTGGCTAATTTAACATGAGTAGCCGAGCCTGCATTCAAAGTAATTCCCGTGGCCCCATCGCCAACAATTGCGCCTGATGGCTGGCCAGCATTATCAGTCTCAATGGTGAAATTTCCAACTAGATCATCGCCTGCAGTTTGATAAATGTCAATTGAGCCGATGAAATCAGTGGAAGTGCCAGTCTGGAACTTTTGGGCAATCTTCGTGGTTGAGGTGGTGTTGACTTCTTCTGACGCGACGCCAGTTGTCGTATAATAATCAAATACAGGATCTTGATTAAACTTCAGATGCAGGACCATAGCCGGATCATCCTCGTATTCCCGACCGCGATTAATGCGAAAATTAAGCGAATTATACGAACCATTATCAAGCAAAGTTGGTGCTGGAGTAACATCAGCCATAATCCCATAAGCTTCGCCCGCGCCAACTTGGTAATTATCACTGGCGCCCGCGCCGGCTCCGAACTCACCTAAAGTTTCTAGCATATTATAGCCGTCACTGCCTTCAACCCCGCCGCCGGACGAAATCCGTTCGTAATCAATGCGGTAAGACGGGGATTCCATCAAAGCCGATGTTTGTACCGGTGAAATAATAATTGTTGCAAGGAGCAGAATTTTAAATATTTTTAACATATTGATATTGATAGATATTTGTTGATATTAATAGATATTGGTAGACATTCATTGAGATTTATTGTCATTTTTCGTTTTATAAGTTGAACTGATAAAATTATTAAGTTTCAGAGACAATCTGTTAGCAATATTTTTCATTTGTTTGCACCTAGCTTCATCAACTTTTCCTCTCTCGTTAAGCAATTCCAACCAATGAGTAATGGCTTCATTTAAAGAGCCTCTACTGTTGTAATAAAATCTAATTCTATCCAAGAAATGGAATCTACCATATCCCTCGGCTATGTTTGCTCCCACTGAATCTGTAGCTCTAATAAACTGGTCACCCATGATTTTTTTATCTTGCCAGTTCAAACTTTCATAAATATCCCAACCAATTTTAGACAGTTCTCTGGATAATTTATAAACCTCTAAATTTTTTAATGGAATAAATTTCTTCTCCATAATATCAACAAGTATCAATTAATATCTATAAATATCTATTATTCCCGCACCGGCACAATAACATACAAATATTTCTCCTCCGGCGTAGCTGGATGCACCGGCCTGATTGTTCCAGTTTCCTTATCACTATCAAACTCAAACTCCACTTTATCACTAAAAGATTCTTTTAATCGGGCCACGGTTTCTTCTTTGGTTTCTTCCTCGGTCAAAGGAGCCACAACTGCGCCGGTCTCATCGCCCCCTGCCCCGACAACGCCTTGCGGCGTTTTTCCGGCGGCAAGTTCTGCCGTAGTGGGCCCGGGCTTATCTAAAGAACGGGGAGTTTCTCGGACTAAACCGTCAAAGGAATAAAAATCGTCTTTTGTGCTTTTATGAATAAAATCGCTAAGCACTAAATAAGTATTGCCCAATCCATCTTCCACGCCCCCAAGTAAAGCCGAAAAACTGTCATACAATTTGTTACCCGAATCTTTAAGCCGCCCCAGCCGGATTACTAACCACTGTTTCATCTCCTTGATATCAGAGCGGCCAATGTGGGCCAGCTCTTGCCAATCGCTTTCAAGATAAGAAACGGCTTTTGATTCTTGGGTTTCGAAAGGCGCGCTAAACTTTGCCACCTCTTGCTCGCCTGCCGCTTGGGCTGCTAATACATATCCGGCAACAAAGCGGGAAAGCCCGGCAATATTAGCGGCATCTTGAGAAACTCGCTTTAAAACAGCCCTTCGCCCCGGCGCCAATAACCCGCCAGCCGCCAAAACATTAAACTGCCCCACATCATCACTTAATTTATCCGCCACCAGGAAACTCAAAGCCTGACTTTCGGTTATAACTTTACCCAAGGTTTGTTCGGCAATCAAGGAATCACCACCAAGTTGTTGGGGCGCCCAATCAGAATCTTCAGCCAAACCACTATCTAAATCTTCCCCTTCATTAACACCGGCAACTTGTCCAAATTTATCAACCGTGGTAAGCAAAAAATTACTGGCAAAATGTCGAGCCCTGTAACCAAACTTTTGTAATAACATAATTCTTGATTTTGGAACCTGGACCAATTCCTGGGTATCCTTCAAAATGGCAGTCCTGATATTCTGCCCAATAGAGCTAAAAGAAGAAAAAACGTTTTTATACGACCGCGCAAATTCTTGGACAACCAAGTCCCCGCCCCGCGGCAAAGTCTTTCGCAAATAGGCATCACAACCTACAACCGTTAACACCGCCCCCCGAACAAAGCGACCCGAATAATTAACCATAGGGGAGACAACGTTATCAACTCGATAATTAAACTGCTGAGTAAAAACCGGCAGAGCTAAATTTAAAAACGAACTTAGGAAAAAAGCAAAAACAAAAACGCCCGACCAAACAACTCTGACCCGTTGCAGTTTTGGCAGGCGCTCTAAAATTAAACGCGTTTGATTATAAAAATTTAAGGGATGAAGCAGACCGACAAAAAAACTTTTGACGCAACCAAGGCCTTGGATAAAACCCCAAAGCGACAAAGTCAACAATTCATAAACTCCACGGATGAATAGCATTAAAAATTTTACCGAGGAAACAACCGGCGCTCGCAAAATATCCGCAAAAAAATAAAACAAACGATCAGCAGTTGGCTCCCGAAGCACAACCAAGGGCCGGGATGATTTGCTGCCCCCAAAATCAGCAAGGATTTTCTTAGCCGCCTTTTCTTTTTCCATACTCTGGGTATTGGCCTGCTCCTGGCTAACCTCTTTTTTTAACGCAATAA from Patescibacteria group bacterium includes the following:
- a CDS encoding four helix bundle protein; the protein is MEKKFIPLKNLEVYKLSRELSKIGWDIYESLNWQDKKIMGDQFIRATDSVGANIAEGYGRFHFLDRIRFYYNSRGSLNEAITHWLELLNERGKVDEARCKQMKNIANRLSLKLNNFISSTYKTKNDNKSQ